TGTTAGCTTAGCTCTATCCAACATGAACTACTTACAAGGGGGGCGGACGCACAAACCCCCTGTTGTAATTTCAAGGACGGACTCTCTTGTTGCTGCATGACGGGCACTTGTAGTGCTTGATGTGCTCAGCTCTGGCTGGGGTTATCTTCACGCATTTTCCATGGAACCACTTCTCACATATGTCGCAGCAAATCCAGAATTCATCAGCAGCATAGCTCTCCCCACATGCACCACAGACAGTCTCGCCGTGCTCATCATCATCACCTTCCCCATCCAGACCCCCGTCCTCATTTTTTGGCATTGCTCTTGCATATTTGACCGATTCAGAGCCTCTCTGTTCTCAGATGGAGAATTGACCACAGAAACACGTAATTAATAACCAATGTAAGGTAAACCCGTTACaaaccagagagagagagagagagagagagagagagagagagagagagagagacataaGACAATTCATTTTACCCCTTTAGAGCTTGACTTAGGCCTATGGATGCTGTTATTTGAAACTgatgacttctcctttgactgtCTCTTTTCAATGCCCGCCACAACCTCGAAGATAGATGGCAGATCATTCATCAGAGTGAAGAGACGTTTCCTGCATCAAAATTTGTAATGAACCTAGTTTTCTAGAAAagcaaaattaaataaataaaccatcCCACAAGCTGAATTTGAACCCTCTTCAGAACTTATAACAACATTGTTTCTTGAGATTTGAAAGCACTAACAATAGGCAAAAGATCAACGAGCGACAACAAGAGCAACTTCAAAACAACCTTATTTTCTTGCAAATAGAAATAAAAGCATCAGACATACGCAAGAAGGGAGATCTGCGTACCTTTCAGTCTTGTCAAAACCAAATCTGGCACCAAAGTAGAAAGCCACTGAAAGCAACCACGCGTCGCTGTGCACAGCTACCAGAGACAACCAGTCCCTTTCTTGCATTCCATCTCGGGCAAAGTTGATGCCCAGAGCAGGTTCCGGGAGCTCTGGAGGAACTTCTTCAGCAGGTAGATTAACCTCCCATTCTTCATTCGGGAATCCATACAAACAAAGATTCTCCTTTTCTGAAACATTGACCAATCAATTACCAATTAGTTAAATTATCAAGCAGTATCTTAAGTACATTATCCAAATCCCACAACGATCTTACATTTCCGATGatcaaaacaagaagaaaatgcAAGTGAACGCTCTGTTTAGCAGTTACATCTTCACTACAGGCAGGATCCAATCAAATACAACAAAGTCTAACTTGATCCAAGTTGAATGACCCCGGAAGGTATGTTTTTGAAACGCGATTACGAAATTAATACTCTCACTCAAACAAGGAAAATTTCATCTCAACACAAACAAATCATAAGCATCATGTAAAAATGATCAACGAAAAACGAAACAAAGAGCAAGCCAACGGGACAACCTAAGCATTTAAAAAGGGAGTTCGATACCAGTTTATTTCCCcgccccttagtgtaaatatattgttTGTATCAAAAAGACAAAATGGAGGGGGAGAATTAAAAGGTTCAAGCTCCAAAACTATAAAAAGCAGCTATATTCTGCAGATACAAAGTTAGAAAAAGCAATAATTTTACATAGTAATAATttatagagtaaattgtagtaatggtcccttaactttaactcaatttgaGCAATGACCCATCAACTataaattcattaccattggtccctcaacttatcaaaatgtaaactatggtctctcaactaaaaattcattaccattgattCTTCAATTTTAATCCACCTGGAGAAATGATCTAACCCAATTGTAACAATGATCCtttcaacataacttattttgac
This is a stretch of genomic DNA from Malus domestica chromosome 02, GDT2T_hap1. It encodes these proteins:
- the ALF6 gene encoding PHD finger protein ALFIN-LIKE 6, giving the protein MVMEVEEGGIAPYSPRTVEEVFTDFKGRRAGLIKALTTDVERFYQQCDPEKENLCLYGFPNEEWEVNLPAEEVPPELPEPALGINFARDGMQERDWLSLVAVHSDAWLLSVAFYFGARFGFDKTERKRLFTLMNDLPSIFEVVAGIEKRQSKEKSSVSNNSIHRPKSSSKGRGSESVKYARAMPKNEDGGLDGEGDDDEHGETVCGACGESYAADEFWICCDICEKWFHGKCVKITPARAEHIKHYKCPSCSNKRVRP